Within Borrelia hermsii DAH, the genomic segment ATAGAACTTAAGGCAGCATTACTACAGTGTATTATCAGTTACAGATTCAATGGAGCAGGATACATCTTAGTTAAGACAAATGATGAATTTAGTCATTTAAGTGAGTCTGTTAACTTAGAGTTGCCTATAGGATTTATGTATCTTGATTACTCTAGGGTATATGATGCGGGGCCTGGTTCTAATTGCATAACTTATTATGCAAGAGGAGAAGATGCTTTTGATAACCTTGAACTCTCTTCCTTAGAGATACACAAGAGTCGCTTGCTTATATATGAGAACTATGATTATGTCTTAGGTTCTCACAGTCCATGCTATAGCGCAAGCTTTTTACTTAATGTATACCTGCTTGAGAAAATATACTCTGAGATAGAGAAGCGAATAGAAAATAATAATTTTTTGTTTTACAAAGATGAATCTCTCTCACATATTAAAGATGCCCTCTCAACAGATTCTGTTACTTTAGAACTTGCAAAGAAGAGAAGTAGTGATAAGAATAGTTTTTTTAAAGATTTTTTTACTGGTTTTATATCCAAAGAGGATGGAGATGTCTCATCACTTAGCAGAGCTAATGATGAACTGATGAGGGAACTTGAGAGACTTAAATCTAAGCTAGACAATGATGGAATTTTTTACAGCTGTGAACCAAATGCATCATTAGAGGTTATCAAGTATGACCTTTCATATTTAAAGGAGGCATTATCATTAGTAAAAGCAAAGATAGGTGCTGACACAAAAGAACCACTAACAAGGAGCTTTAATGAACAAGTTAAGGGACTTGGAAGTGATGGAAAGGGGGACAGATCTAATTATTATGATTTTCTAAAAGGTACGCAAGACCAAATTGAAGTTGCGGTTAATAATAAGCTTGTTAAGTATTTTGGTCTTAAGATGCATTTTGGCTCACTTGTGATGCTTAGTGAACCTGAGAAGATTGAGAGAGACATGAGATTACTTGAGATATATGAAAGATATTCATCTGTAATATCAAATCCGAATTTGAGTTTAGATGAAAAGATGAAACTAAAAGAAAATTTATTTACAAAATTAGGAGATTAATATGCAAGTAGAAGAACAAACTAATGATTCTGTTGAGATTACAAGTACTGGTGTAGCAGTAGACAAGACACCTGATGTTGTTAGTATAAGTGCTTCTGAATATGAAGAGTATAGGAAATACAAAGATAGACTAAGTCTTGAGAGTAAAGGTGGGCATAAGTCTTTTATCAATGAGATTGATACACTTGCAAGTAAATACTTAAGTAATCATTTCAATAAGGAAGCGTTGCTTTCTAAAGGATATTCACTTGATGAGATACTCTTAGCGCAAAGTCGGGAGCTTATTCGCAAATATGTCTCTCCTGAACAGATAAAGGCTATAGCTAAGGTTGAATCAACAGAACATATTGAAGGGCATATATTAGAACAGCTTTTAGATTTGGCAAAAGTGCATATAAAGCAGAGGCAAAATAATGAGAATATCCGTACTGCTTCAAGATTAGAGAATAACGGTGTTAAGTTTAAAGAGCAAATATCAATATCAAATTCAAATTTCAGACCAATTAATCGCACTGAGCTAACAGAAGGTATGATACAGTTTTACATCAATCAACAAAAGCAGAATTCCAAAAGAATAATTAAACGCAGTGCTTAAAGGAAGGTTAAGGTGTCTAATAATATCACGCAAATAAGAAAAGAATATGAAGATAAGCTTAAAGAAATTAAAGCATTAATGAAGAATCCTAGCATGGATTCTGCGGTCTTTAGTAATAATACTGATTTTAGGGATAAGCATTTAACATTCCAAGCATCAGGTGGCGCTAGAACAAGTAGGAATACTGTAATTGTGAACTATCCAATTAAGGGATATCCATACAAGAGAGGAGTCAAATTATCTTTTGGTGAGAATAATGCTTACGAGCCACATGTTGAAGCTGGGGGTGGTGATGATTTATACGGCATATGCACTGACATTGATGATTTTTCCCAAACTGCAACAGTAATACCAATAACGGAAAGCTTTACTGGATATTTAGTAGTAAAAAAGGATAATCAGTCTTCAATTAATGTAGGGGATAAGTTGTGCTTCAATGCAAATGGAGAATTAGAAAAGGCTAGTACTTCAACTAACACTAAAGTTAATGCAATAGCTTTATCAAAGGCACACAAGTTAAATGACAGTCTTTACATAATAAATGTAAGTGTATTTGGAAATAGGGCCTTAAAGGGTAGTTAATGAGTACTGTAAGTAAAAAGACCATTTCTACAAATTCTAAAGGTACTAAAGAAGTTCAAGGTACTTCTAAGTCTTCACTAGCAAATGAGCAATTAGAAACTCAAGTAGCAAGTCAAGAGCAAATAGAATTTTTAAAATCACTAGACGTAGCAACTTTAAGTACTCTAGATACTCTAGAAGATGTAGAAACGTTAAGAGCAAGTACTCAACCTAAAAACCGAAGCAAAAGACATACACCTACACAAGTAGAGTCACTTGAGACGCAATATAGAGATTCAATTCTAAAGCTTAAGAAGTACACTAAGACTCAACGTGAAGATAGGGCGTTATTTAGTGGATTTGAGAATGGATTTCAAGATAAGATGAAGATTATCGATGCTGATGCTCTCTCAATATCTAGTAGTGTTGATACGATAGAAGAATATTCATACAAAGGGTATCCATACAAGAGAGCAATTAAGCTTTCAGTAGAAAATGAGAATGTTTATGTCGTATCTTCAAATGATGAGGATATGTATGGAATATGCATTGATGTTGATGAGAGTACTGGAGTAGCATCTGTAATACCAATAACAAATAATTTTGAAGGATATTTATCAGCTAGTGATTCAAGTATCAAGATAGCAGATAAATTAGATTTTGATTCAAATGGGATGCTTATAAAAGCAGGAAGTGGTGGTAAGAAAATGATTAATGCCGTAGCACTCAGTGAGGCATTTACCATTGATTTAGCTTTAGAGGATGCTACGCGTAAGGGTCAGTACCAATTGCATTTTGTTAAAGCATCAGTTTATGGTAATAGATTTTAAAATTATTTAATTATCAAAATAGGAGGGTGAAGATTGTCATCTGCTAATATAACACAATTAGTAAAAGACTATGAAACTAAAAGGGATAAGCTTAAAGCGTTAATAAAGAATCCTAGTAGTGATGCGGCTGTCTTTAGTAACAATGCTGATTTTAGAGATAAACATTTACATTTTAGTAATTCTGGTGGCACTGCAACAAGCAGTAAAGCTAAATTAGAGAGTCATCCAAGTAAAGGATATCCATACAAAAGAGGGGTAAAGCTTGTTGTAAATACAGTAGAGAATAATAAACCACACTACGAGCCACATGTTGAGGCTGGGGGTGGTGATGATTTATACGGCATATGCACTGACATTGATGATTATACTGGTATTGCGACAGTAGTCCCAATAACAGAATATTTTGAAGGGTATCTTGTTGCTAAAGATAATTCTATTAAGAGAAAGGACAAGCTTAAGTTTAATTCAAATGGTGAGCTTGAGAAGACTAATGGTTCTAGCAATAACACTAATACTGTAGCCACATCAGATTCTATTCAGCTATCAAATGAACTTTATATGGTAGGTGTCGTAAGCTATGGGAACAAAGCTTTAAATTAATATAAGGAGATTATAGGAGATTTTTATGTCAGATTTATTTGATTTAGATTATTATACAAAGGAAATTGCAAATGTCATTGATGATATAAGTGTTCCAACATTTTACAAATGGTTAGCTGATGAACAGATTGATTATGTAAATCTAAAAAATGGATTTGTGAAAACTATTAAATGGGATGCGTTTGTTAGTGCAAATCCTACAAGTTTAGTTAATGAAGTTAATACTATTTCAACTATTGGATTTCGTTCAGAGACTGTAAAGCTTAATTATTTAAGATTGCAATACAAATTCAGACATATCAATCAAGCTGAAGAAGATTTCTATACTCATGATGGATATATTGGAGATGTAAATAACAATTTACTTCCCTTCAGAGAAGCATTCAAACTAGCAAGTGATGAGATTATTAAGATTATTGACCACTTTATCTTAACAGGTACTGTCTCAATACAAAGAGATGGTAAAAATCAAAAGGTATTACTTCCTAACATGTATGGCCTACTTAACATGCCAAATCAGATATTAGAAGAAGTTGAAGCTTCTAACAAAGATAAAATGGATAAGATCTTTGAAAAGATTGAATTGGGACTTTCAAAATTAGAATTAGGAGATTCATTCTCAACACCAATGATGGTAATTACTGACCAAGCAACCAGTTTGAAACTTGTAAAACCATATGGTACTGATACAAAACCAGCAGTTTCTAATGATAAATGGAGAGATGTGTTGATTAACACAATTAAGGCTGTAAACGATTGGCAAAAAGTTTACTTGCATACAAGTAACTTACTTTCAAATCAGATACTTATCTATCCATTAAATCCAAAATTACTAAAATTCAAACCAAGTAGATATATGTATCCAACTCTAAATAGACAAGTTGATTATGATTCAAGTGATATTGCTCATTCATACCTTGATTTTGTCTTAGGAGGACTCTTAGCAACAGAGAAGACTATTTTGAAAGTTAATATCAAACAAAGTTAGACTGAAAATATTAAGGAAAGTTACTTATGAGTACTAGTAACGTACCATCAGGGGGTTTCGGGGAGCTTTACTTACAAATTAAAGCTCTCTTAGATTTATCTGAAGAGAAGTTCAGTTTTGCAAAGTTTGAAGAACAAGCAAAGCTACTTGAAATGATAATTGAAACACGTGGAATTAATCCTAGCAAATTAAATATTAGTCAAGCATCTCTACTGCTTTATTATTACATAGGTTGCCATCTAAAGCGTTCTGGTGTGATTCGTGAGTTTGGTCTTGAACAAATCAAAAAAGAAAAATTTGGTGAGCTTGAGATTGATTATTATCCATCCTCAGGTACCGAATTGAATTGTGGGAGTAAAGATTATTGTTCCTCTTTTGAAGAGCTTATCACACAAATTAAGTCAGGAGCGCGTAAGACTTACTGCATAGGTGTTGTGTAATGAGCACAAGAGACAGGCTTGCTAGTATGGCAGATCGCATGATTGGCAGGTTTCGTGAAGAATCATACTTCCGGTTTTACAAAGGAACATATTCGCATGATGATGAGTTTGAAAGCCCTGAGATTAATTTCGATAAAAACAATTATACTCAGTTTGTTGGAATTATTATCGATATCTCTCCACAAGAACTTGTAAAAATTAATGACTCTAATATTTATGACTTGGAAAACTTATCAAAGCTTTACACAAATGCTGAGATTAATTTTGAAATTAAAGACAGAGTATCACTTGAGGGTTCATTTTTTGAAATTATAAAGATTGACTCTAGCGTTGGTTATAAGACTTTAATTTTACGGGGTTTGGAATGGAGATAAAAGGTTTTAGAGAAGTAGAATTAGAGATTGGTTGGTTTGGGGGACGTGCTTTGGTAGCATTTATACATGAAATGGGTACTAAGAATTTACCTATACGTAAGCACTTGACTGAAGTAGCTAATTCTTCTCAGTTTAGAGAATACGTTAATACCAATTATATGAATAACGAATTTAATAAAGGCATTAAAAATGGTATGAATGCTTTGGGAAATGCATTTATAGAATATTATAAAAATTACGTATTAGCATCTAAAGTAAAACCTGCACTCTCTCCTAAGACAATTGCTTTAAAAAAGAGAAGGGGTAGCAAAACACCTGAGGTACCACTCAGTTGCAGCGGACTTATGCTTAAGACCATTGAATATAGGATAAATGAATGATACTGGATATTGCTACTATAAATCAATCTCTAATATCAGTTTTAAAAGACTTCACTAAATTTGCAAGCATTCATAAACTTGATGTTGATATTATAAATACGCATAACCATCCATACATGTCTGAACATACAATAAAAAAGCCCAATATCCTTGCAATAAAATTTGAAAATACCTTAGGTCTCTTTAATCACAACTTAAGAACCGGTTCATTTTACAAAAATGTAAATGAATTTGGTATCTGTTTCCAAATCTATTTCATGGCATTTGCAAACGTTAATAAGAATGCATATAAGAGACTTATGTCACTTTATACGTTATTTAGTGATTTTTTACATGACTTAGGTACCCAACGGTTTACATTCAAACCTGAAGAAGGTATAAGCACTCATGAAATAGATCTAAAGTTTTACATTTATGCTACAACCAATATGCAAAATTCTGGTCTTATTGATATCAAGAGCAATTATAGTCAGTTGGCATACTGTGCAAGTTGTGGTTTTAAAGCTAATGTGCAAGTAAAAGAAAACCAAATTAAGGAGGAAGAACAGAATGCCACAAGATACAATCAGTGTGAATTTGGCACATTCTGAATTAGATATAAACTATGTAAGTTACTATACACCCTTACTAGTGTATAAATGTGCAAAGATCAAACTCAATGATTCAACACCTAAGGTAAAGATATTAAACTTAAATATAAATAGCTTTGAAAAACAAATCGAGGCACTTGAAAAAGAAGGAAGTAATGGTGAGGATGAATTTAATAAGGAGAGAGAATACCTAAAAAAAGCAATGCAAGCATTCTTCTCAGCAGGTGATGCCGGACTTAGATCAGTCAAGCTACTTATATATAAAGAGGGAACCGAAGCAAAGGCAATTAAAACCCAACTTAGAGACAATAGATATACTTTTGTTGCCCTTATTAATACTTATTCAAGTAACAGTGATGGTGGTGATGGGCTTACAATATATAAGGATGATTATACTCATTTTAAAGACCCTGCTCACTTCTTTGTATTTGCAACAAAAGAATCTGAAATAAAAGCGTTGTTTAAAAATGGTACGAATTCTAAATCTAAAATTATTGTTATCCACTCTAAAGGAGAGGAATACTTACACTTAAGATTTATATCTAAATACTTACATGAAGCGAGTATATTTCATGCTGTAAACCCTTATGGACTTAAGTTTAGCGGTATGAGTCCTATTACTGATGATTCTATAACCTGTAAACTTAGGAATGCTAATATTAACTTTTACTCATTGCTTAATGAGACTGGTCTTGATGGTGTTATGGCTTTTAAGGAAGGAGTAACTCTTGAAGGAACTCCCATTGACGAATTATTTACTTATCATTATATCAAATCTGAACTTACATCCGAGCTTATTAGAGTATGGAATGTTAATGGTAGACAGAATAGTAAACTATCAGAACTACAACTCTCAGGAAAAAGAGATAATGCTTACAGTGCTGCTGTTGAATGTATGCTTAAACGTTTCATTGATAGGAATATTATTGTTGCTTACTCCAAGCTTAAGATTCACATATCACCAACACCCGAGCTAAAGCTTTTCTTATCAATAGAGATTACTTATAACCACTCTATGAACGCTGTCCTTTTAAACATTACAGCACAAGATATAAATAGTTATCTAAATAGCTTGAAGGAGAATTGAGAATGGAACAATACTATGATTTAAGGAACATATTTTTTTCAATTGGTGGGAATGAAGTTCAAGGTGGTAAGTTAGAACTTACAAGTGAACCTACAACAAGAGCGGTAGCTAGCAGTGAAGATAGGGGTTTCCCCGTAGTTAGCTTCAGGGATCCTAGAACCATTACTTTCATATTCAATATTGAAGTTACAATTGGATCTTATGAGTACAAATTGCTAACAAAGCTTTCAAAAGACCAATTTTATAATACTCATCAAAGTAAAACTGCAAAGATGTTAGATTTAGTATTCAATGACTTAGAAGACATCAAAATTGTATCTCAATATGCATTTTTTGCAGAAGAACCTTCAAGAAGTTATTCTGCTGAAGCTGAAAAGGTTACATTTGAAATCAGAGCGGTTAACTGCACAGTAAACACCTAATTTTGAACGCTTAAGGAGGATTTTATGATTACGCGTTACAAAATGAATATATTAACTAAAGATAAGACTTTTACATTTGAAGTAAGAGTACTGCCCGTTTACGAATGGGACTCTATATTAGGATTTTCACAAAATGAAGGCATCAAAAAACTTAATAATCTTGAATACTTAAGAGCAATAACAGACCTTATGATTAAACCTGGCTTTTTAGATGAATTTTACTTTATTTTAAATGAAAATAGAGAGTACATTACTTACTACAAAGATTATCTTAAGTACATACTTTACTCAATTCAGTTTGATGTATTCAAATCAGATCCTGACTTTAAGAAACCAACTTTAGTTTACTTAAGCCATTATCTAAATAATGCTGATGGATTTGTACAATTTGATTACATTAATGATAGTTGGAATTATGAACAGATAATACAAAATATCAAGTCACAACAAACATCAATGGGGATACAGGATGAAAATCCATAATGGAAGTAAAATCTTTAATGAAACCAAACTTGAATATTTTAAGTTACTTGAAGAGATAAAACAAAACAAATATTTCTTTCCTGTTATCATGGGTATTTGCACTTTAAATGAAGTCAAAACATTGAACTACGAAGAACTAAATGAGGTTTACAAAATATCGAATCTGAAACTTGAAAAGCAAATATTTGAAATGACTCTCTCTAAGGGAATGTTATGAATACTCCAAAATTTACAATTAAATTTACAGGAGTGCTAGATCATGCATCAACTCGCAAATCATTAGAAAAAGACATTTCTAAACTAGAACATTTAATTAAACCTAAAAAATCTTCTCTAAAGAGCACTAAAGATATCTTAAAACATAACTTATCTGAGAAGAAACGTGAACTAGCCAAACAAACCAAATATGAGAAATTACGAGAAAGGGTAGAAAAGTTTAGATTTACTGAAACTAAAAAACTTGTTAAGCTAGGATACAAATTTGAGGAAGCTAGAAAAAAAGCATTCAAGCGTTCACTTATGTCAAGTAAAGACCGAAGACGATTAGAATATGAAGAAATGAAAAGTGGCAAGCATAAGGAAACAATACTTCACAAAGCTATCCAAAAAAGTATTCTTAAAGGCGGTAGCATTTTGAAAATTGCTACTGGAACTGCTCTTGGACATATAGTGGGTCATACCTTTCAAAGTGGTATTGGTGATATCTTGAATTTTGCAAAAAAATCTATACTTAATGATGCTAGATTTCAAAAGCTTGACTTAATTACTTCAAGAGTATTTAAAACAAATGAAAAGAGCAAACTTGATAGCATGCTTCAAGGCATACCTGGTTTTGGGAACAGCATTGAAAGAGAAGATTTTCTCAACTCTGCTGGGACTCTTAGAAAAGTATTACAACACTTAGGTCAAAACAATGACGATAATCTTAAGCAGGCTGTAGCATTTGCTGCAAAGCTTAAATCTACCGGGGTTGTTAGTGATAAGAATTCTGCTATTACTGCAGTAGCAGAATTCTTGCAAGGCAAAAGCGGTTCTCTTTATAACATTATGAGTTCATTTAATAAATTTACTGATAAATATAATGAACGAGCCGAAATGGAATATGACAGAGTAGCAACTGGTTATACCTTTGATTACAGAACAGACAAATTAAAAGAAATTATTAAGGACTGGAACTCTCTTGAGTTTCCTACTTATGCTAGTGAAGCTGAAAAAATTAAGGATAGTCTGGATAAAGCTCAAGATTCATTTGGAAAACTTTCAGCTAGTGTATTCCAACCCATGTTGGAAAAAATAGAAACCATAGCTAAATGGTTAACAGGTTTTACCGTCAAAACACATATTGTTGAGCCCATAATAGACGGAATTAAAAGTTTTTTCGGTGACATTAACGAATGGCTTATAAAGCTTGGAAATCAAATTCTAAAATTAACACTGCCTAATTGGGCATACAAATGGTTATTTGGTTCAAAACCTACAACAGATAAAAGCCATTCACCACTCTTAAGTACTGATACTGAATCAAAATTAGAAACAGACGCAAGCATAAGAACACCTTAAGGAGCATTTAAATATGATACCACAGCTTACAACAGACTTCATTCATAAATATAAAGACACAGCACCAGTAAAGGCAACACTAGACTTCTTAAAGCTTACTCCATCACAAGTAACAAGTATCCTTAAAGAAACATTCAATGAAATTTCTAGTGTGTTTATGGCATATAACTTCTTAAGTTTATGTCCAAGGATGGACTTTAAGGGACTGGGATACGTTCCACAAGGATTTTTCATCTTACCCAAAACTGAACTAATTAGCACAACTTACACCACAACATGTTCAAAGCGTCCTGTAATTGACTACTACACACGTAAATCTGAATATGTAAGTTACAATCCAACTTTCACTGGTGAAGTTATCACATTAAATAATGCTGTATTAACTAGTGCTTATAAGGAACTGCTTAAATTCTCGGCTAATACGGCTTTTGGAAAGTTAATCTTTCCTCATACCAGTAATCTGGCAAAACAACAACTTATTAATAGAGTTGAAGAGAGTGTACCATTTAGTTTCTACAGTCCAACTTTAGGGTTTAGGGGTATTGTTGCAATTACCTCTCTTACCCTTAAGGACACAGTATACCTTGATGAGGTTGAAATTAGTCTTACCTTAGAAGTTCTTAAAACATTTTCAATATATAAAGGATAACTTCATGGAATGTAGACTTATCAAATACGACTTCAAAATCGAATTTTATAATCCAAGTAAAACTAGCACTAAGAATATCACATCAGAAGAAAAGCCTAAAATTATAATTAAAACTGAAGATGGAATACACATTGACATATCAATATCTGATATGTACTCAAGTAACAATTATGTGTGTGCAAAGAAAAGCAAGCTAACCCTTTGGAACCTACCTATAGACTTTACTGATAATGTAAATGAAGGAGATATTGTAAAAATATCTTATAAAAAGTTCGCAGACTCTAAAGATTATGACTTTATTATGGCAGGTTATTTGGGTGTTCCTATGAGTACTGATTATCCCAATGGAGATTTTAGTGTTGACCTTGAAATTCATTTGGCAACAAAAAGTAATTATTTCAATCGCAAGCTTAAAATAAATCAATTCCAGGGAATGAGTGTAGAGAATGCAATTAAATCAGCTTTTCCTGGTAAATGCATTATCAATATGAGCTATGCTGAGAGAACAAAAATTATAACAGAAAGTTTTTGTGCAAATACTCCTCTTGAGTTTCTTGAAAAGATAACTAAAAAGTATGTTCAAAGTGTTAGAACAGATATTGTACCTAAGGAGCATACACAACTTATTAAAGAATCGGCTCTCGGGAACACTCATGTTGAGTGTAATTACATTTTTACTAACGCCACACCTGCAGAGCAAAATACAAATTATCTACCTCTTGAAGATTTTGGTCTTGAGTTTATTCCTCAACAAGAGATTACTATTGGCAGTACTTTAAGTATAAGATTTATATATTGGAATGCCAAAGTTATGTACACACACAAACTGAAAGTTGGTGACAGGGTAAAATTCATTGACTCGCTTGGAAAAGAAGTTAAGAGCAGTATTATAGAGTCTAATGCTATCTTAAGCAATACTGGTGAATGCTCACTTATCCTTAAGCTTTATGATGACTCTAATTACTTAGAAATAAATGGGACAGCTAAATAAATGAACTTGAATTATGAAATATACAGAATGAATAGCCAAATGAAAGGCTCCCCGTTAACACAAGAAGAAATAAAACTATGGACTTATAGAAACATTTTTATCTCTAAAATAGGAATAATCAAATCTTTTAACGCCTCTACACAAGAAGGTGTTGTTTTGCTCTCTGGACACACAGACTTAGAAATTAAGACACGCAATATATCAAACATGCATTTTAATCTTAAAGAAAATGACGGGGTAATCTTACTTCAAAGTAGTATTAACCTTTTTAATGAGGATGATAATCATTATTTTGACAAAAACTATTTTTATATTCTAAGGCCAATTAACATGCAAAATGCTACTATCAAAGTTAATGACTTTGCAATTGACATACAAAACCCCATAGACATTAAAGCTAACAATACAAGCTTAAGGGCAGTATTAGAAGAAATTGTTTCTTGTCTACAAAATTTACGGGTCATTGGAAATGCTAGTGTTGAACCTAGCTTTTACAGCAATCTTGTAAAAATTACAACTAAAATAAATATGTTACTAAAATAGGTTTTTGCCAAAATAGTGCTATATTTACTACCGGTTAAAGGTTAAATTAGAATCATTAAAAGGTTAAAGATTGGATTTACAGATTGACAATCAATTTAATTTGGTTTTTAAAAAAGACTTAGCATTAACTAGTGGAATAAATGAACAAAAGCAACGTTTATTTATATTTTTAAGAACTCCAAAGGGTAGTCTTAAGAATGCTCCTAATTGGGGATTTGATTATAATTTCTTTACAAGGTTTGCTAAGACAAGCTCTTTAACACAAATTAAAACTTACTTTTCAAGCATTATACAAGACCTCAAAATTGATGTTGTCAACATTGAAACAATTACTAAAAATAACACATTAAACATTATATTTGAATTTGCAAACGACACTTTAAATATGGAGATTAGAATATGAGCATTCTTTTTGATCCTGATTTTGGTATTCTAAAACAGAATATCCAACAAATAGTTAATGCCAAACGAGCATACTTACGAGATATGCATGGGATTGTCATTAATAATGACCCATCCTCCATTTATAATATTATTGCAACCTCACTTGCAACAATTGAAGAACAAATCATTGATGAACTTAATTCATTTTTCTCTAAAGTAAGTCCCGGTGGCGAATACTTTAAGGCAATCGAAGAGCACAT encodes:
- a CDS encoding DUF759 family protein, producing MNTPKFTIKFTGVLDHASTRKSLEKDISKLEHLIKPKKSSLKSTKDILKHNLSEKKRELAKQTKYEKLRERVEKFRFTETKKLVKLGYKFEEARKKAFKRSLMSSKDRRRLEYEEMKSGKHKETILHKAIQKSILKGGSILKIATGTALGHIVGHTFQSGIGDILNFAKKSILNDARFQKLDLITSRVFKTNEKSKLDSMLQGIPGFGNSIEREDFLNSAGTLRKVLQHLGQNNDDNLKQAVAFAAKLKSTGVVSDKNSAITAVAEFLQGKSGSLYNIMSSFNKFTDKYNERAEMEYDRVATGYTFDYRTDKLKEIIKDWNSLEFPTYASEAEKIKDSLDKAQDSFGKLSASVFQPMLEKIETIAKWLTGFTVKTHIVEPIIDGIKSFFGDINEWLIKLGNQILKLTLPNWAYKWLFGSKPTTDKSHSPLLSTDTESKLETDASIRTP
- a CDS encoding DUF792 family protein, with the protein product MIPQLTTDFIHKYKDTAPVKATLDFLKLTPSQVTSILKETFNEISSVFMAYNFLSLCPRMDFKGLGYVPQGFFILPKTELISTTYTTTCSKRPVIDYYTRKSEYVSYNPTFTGEVITLNNAVLTSAYKELLKFSANTAFGKLIFPHTSNLAKQQLINRVEESVPFSFYSPTLGFRGIVAITSLTLKDTVYLDEVEISLTLEVLKTFSIYKG
- a CDS encoding DUF693 family protein codes for the protein MECRLIKYDFKIEFYNPSKTSTKNITSEEKPKIIIKTEDGIHIDISISDMYSSNNYVCAKKSKLTLWNLPIDFTDNVNEGDIVKISYKKFADSKDYDFIMAGYLGVPMSTDYPNGDFSVDLEIHLATKSNYFNRKLKINQFQGMSVENAIKSAFPGKCIINMSYAERTKIITESFCANTPLEFLEKITKKYVQSVRTDIVPKEHTQLIKESALGNTHVECNYIFTNATPAEQNTNYLPLEDFGLEFIPQQEITIGSTLSIRFIYWNAKVMYTHKLKVGDRVKFIDSLGKEVKSSIIESNAILSNTGECSLILKLYDDSNYLEINGTAK
- a CDS encoding DUF777 family protein yields the protein MNLNYEIYRMNSQMKGSPLTQEEIKLWTYRNIFISKIGIIKSFNASTQEGVVLLSGHTDLEIKTRNISNMHFNLKENDGVILLQSSINLFNEDDNHYFDKNYFYILRPINMQNATIKVNDFAIDIQNPIDIKANNTSLRAVLEEIVSCLQNLRVIGNASVEPSFYSNLVKITTKINMLLK